One Methanobrevibacter olleyae DNA segment encodes these proteins:
- the argJ gene encoding bifunctional ornithine acetyltransferase/N-acetylglutamate synthase translates to MSNINVIKGGICAVEGVRAAGTREGKYGLTVIESKDSNASAVFTSNKVVAAPVIHTKEMIKGGKLSLVVANSGNANCFTGKDGIADCDKTIEIASEITKIPSNEIATASTGVIGRRMPMDIILPLMEESISKLDHSIESSTDAAKSLMTTDTYHKEFAVETRVNGEKVTIGGITKGVGMIAPNMGTMLCFLATDAVISFEMISKALKSAVNKSFNMIVVDGDESTNDMAILMANGKSGVDVVENDEVNKDFQEALDFLCISLAKMMARDGEGASKFIECKVTGAKSVEDAIKASKSVIGSSLVKSAIFGGDPNWGRIVAAIGYSGCEMNQNTISVSLNSDDGKEAILVDNGKILAFDGTENLEYAEEIMQERTVNILVNLNQGLYTATAWGCDLTYDYVKINAEYTS, encoded by the coding sequence ATGTCTAATATTAATGTTATTAAAGGAGGAATATGTGCTGTTGAAGGTGTAAGGGCAGCGGGGACTCGTGAAGGCAAGTATGGCCTTACTGTTATCGAATCAAAAGATAGTAACGCTTCAGCAGTTTTTACATCAAATAAGGTTGTAGCTGCTCCTGTAATTCATACAAAGGAAATGATTAAAGGGGGAAAACTATCTTTAGTTGTTGCAAATAGTGGAAATGCAAACTGCTTTACAGGTAAAGATGGAATAGCTGATTGTGATAAAACTATTGAAATTGCATCTGAAATCACTAAGATTCCATCTAATGAAATAGCTACTGCATCAACTGGTGTAATAGGTAGAAGAATGCCTATGGATATTATTTTGCCATTGATGGAGGAATCTATTTCTAAACTAGATCACTCTATAGAAAGTTCAACAGATGCTGCTAAATCGTTAATGACTACTGATACTTATCATAAAGAATTTGCTGTAGAAACAAGAGTTAATGGTGAAAAAGTAACTATCGGTGGAATTACCAAAGGGGTAGGTATGATTGCACCAAATATGGGTACTATGTTATGTTTCTTAGCAACTGATGCAGTGATATCATTTGAAATGATTAGTAAAGCATTGAAATCTGCAGTTAATAAAAGTTTTAATATGATTGTTGTAGATGGTGATGAAAGTACTAATGATATGGCAATATTAATGGCAAATGGTAAATCTGGTGTTGATGTAGTAGAAAATGATGAGGTAAATAAGGATTTCCAAGAGGCTCTTGACTTTTTGTGTATTTCTTTAGCTAAAATGATGGCTCGTGATGGTGAAGGTGCTAGTAAATTTATTGAATGTAAAGTCACTGGTGCTAAATCTGTTGAAGATGCTATTAAAGCTTCTAAGTCTGTAATTGGCTCGTCCCTTGTTAAATCAGCGATTTTTGGTGGAGATCCTAATTGGGGAAGAATTGTAGCTGCTATCGGTTATTCTGGTTGTGAAATGAATCAAAATACTATCTCAGTTTCACTAAATTCTGATGATGGAAAAGAAGCTATTTTAGTAGATAATGGAAAAATCTTAGCATTTGATGGAACAGAAAACCTTGAATATGCTGAGGAGATTATGCAAGAGAGAACAGTTAATATTTTAGTAAACTTAAATCAAGGTTTATATACTGCAACTGCATGGGGTTGTGATTTAACATATGATTATGTAAAAATTAATGCAGAGTATACTAGTTAA
- a CDS encoding preprotein translocase subunit SecE, whose product MAIGGRGLRNSKKAKDKNVLKIRSPNNARESRHSNNSRNSRASMDSRTVKQARSSKQVILMVIILIAFICGLALGISMIIGIVDSDSSDSGDVHYMNVTNNITKYENNSYDLKDENGTHILYYDFNENVTEGQNITAFNASQSVNIY is encoded by the coding sequence ATGGCAATAGGTGGTAGAGGACTTAGGAATTCTAAAAAAGCTAAAGATAAAAATGTTTTAAAAATTAGAAGTCCTAATAATGCTAGAGAATCTAGACACTCTAATAATTCTAGAAACTCTAGAGCTTCTATGGATTCCAGAACTGTTAAACAAGCTAGAAGCTCTAAACAAGTAATTTTAATGGTAATCATTTTAATTGCTTTTATATGTGGTTTAGCTTTAGGCATTTCAATGATTATAGGTATTGTTGACTCAGATTCATCAGATTCTGGAGATGTACATTATATGAATGTAACTAATAATATAACAAAGTATGAGAATAATAGTTATGATTTAAAAGATGAAAATGGAACTCACATTTTATACTATGATTTTAATGAAAATGTTACAGAAGGTCAGAATATCACTGCATTCAATGCCTCTCAATCGGTGAATATTTATTAA
- a CDS encoding NYN domain-containing protein, protein MKVIIDAANVAHFQKEEGSKAKLKNITLAVKVLEQANHDFLIIADASLRHNIDDKETFVKLVDDGIIDEVPVGTIADHYILDLAYEEDAKVLSNDKFRDFMSEFPDINSIRIPFSINDNGLVMGKTKKPKKVKNLLQNICDETLNELERKRWVVYKGKETTKFTPLNIAKQAILLLDQSEHDDVSSKIEGIFSRLPMFDKVMEMVDDVETSVPYVIFVLVHPKDYKAAVKDAGNISVTVADRLRLVHKPLIAVRNDLFIKPGYFGLNIVLTDEVEDNPPYNIEIQTNTYDEVFIKKNSRNIASTIAGRLGSWKFPFVSVKPNMILEKPGEFEIYLEKNSKKKKEND, encoded by the coding sequence TTGAAAGTTATTATTGATGCAGCAAATGTTGCACATTTTCAAAAAGAGGAAGGTTCAAAAGCTAAATTAAAAAATATTACTTTGGCTGTTAAAGTTTTAGAACAAGCTAATCATGACTTTTTAATTATAGCAGATGCTTCCTTACGTCATAATATTGATGATAAAGAAACTTTTGTAAAATTAGTTGATGATGGAATTATTGATGAAGTACCTGTAGGAACTATTGCGGATCATTATATTCTTGATTTAGCTTATGAAGAGGATGCAAAAGTCTTATCTAATGATAAATTTAGAGATTTCATGTCTGAATTCCCAGATATTAATAGTATAAGAATTCCTTTCTCCATTAACGATAATGGACTGGTTATGGGTAAAACCAAAAAGCCTAAGAAGGTTAAGAATCTTTTACAAAATATTTGTGATGAAACATTAAATGAATTAGAAAGAAAGCGTTGGGTAGTTTACAAAGGTAAAGAAACAACTAAATTTACTCCACTAAACATAGCTAAACAAGCTATTTTATTGCTTGATCAATCTGAACATGATGATGTTTCTTCAAAAATAGAGGGGATATTTTCCAGATTACCAATGTTTGATAAAGTTATGGAAATGGTAGATGATGTAGAAACATCTGTTCCTTATGTAATTTTTGTTCTTGTTCATCCTAAAGATTATAAAGCTGCTGTTAAAGATGCAGGTAATATTTCTGTTACTGTAGCAGATAGATTAAGGCTAGTTCATAAGCCATTAATAGCAGTTCGTAATGATTTATTTATTAAACCAGGTTATTTTGGTTTAAATATTGTTTTAACTGATGAAGTGGAGGATAATCCCCCATATAATATTGAAATTCAAACAAATACTTATGATGAAGTCTTTATTAAAAAGAATTCAAGAAATATTGCAAGTACAATTGCAGGTAGATTAGGTTCTTGGAAGTTTCCATTTGTTTCAGTTAAACCAAATATGATTTTAGAAAAACCAGGTGAATTTGAAATTTATCTAGAAAAGAATTCTAAGAAAAAGAAAGAAAATGATTAA
- a CDS encoding radical SAM protein has product MHYTGPVYRPPPEAHTPLLEITYGCSWNKCSFCTMYHGQKFGSSPLEDIKEDLEELSKYFPLDLKRLFLVNGDAFTLSTNKLLEISKLIHDYLPKIECLSAYASIRNIKTKSIDDLEKLKEEGFNDLYIGLETAYDPALKLMKKGYDSKDEYNQLSKLKEIGMDYNALLMLGVAGSGNYKENVNATVDLLNTFKPKIVGPLTTSIAENSHLYKMKTNQEFVEATEREKLNEELLLLEKLEMDDDCYFFGSHPYNLIRFSDNFKNKEKMIKNLKENMDKIDELKPGLLDSVLPRANL; this is encoded by the coding sequence ATGCATTACACAGGACCTGTATATAGGCCACCTCCAGAGGCACATACTCCATTATTAGAGATTACTTACGGTTGTTCATGGAATAAATGTTCTTTTTGCACAATGTATCATGGACAAAAATTTGGATCCTCACCTCTAGAAGATATAAAAGAAGACCTAGAGGAATTATCAAAATATTTTCCTCTAGATTTAAAAAGACTTTTTCTTGTAAATGGTGATGCATTTACACTTTCAACAAATAAATTATTAGAAATTTCAAAATTAATTCATGATTACCTTCCTAAAATTGAATGTTTAAGTGCTTATGCTTCAATAAGAAATATTAAAACAAAATCAATTGATGATTTAGAAAAATTAAAAGAGGAAGGATTTAATGATTTATATATTGGCCTTGAAACTGCATATGATCCTGCTTTAAAATTAATGAAAAAAGGTTATGATAGTAAAGATGAATATAATCAATTATCCAAACTAAAAGAAATAGGAATGGATTATAATGCTCTTTTAATGTTAGGTGTTGCAGGTAGTGGAAATTATAAAGAGAATGTCAATGCAACGGTTGATTTATTAAATACTTTTAAACCAAAGATCGTTGGCCCATTAACTACTTCGATAGCTGAAAATTCTCATTTGTATAAAATGAAAACTAATCAAGAATTTGTTGAAGCAACTGAAAGAGAAAAATTAAATGAAGAATTATTGCTTTTAGAAAAATTGGAAATGGATGATGATTGTTATTTCTTTGGAAGTCATCCTTATAATTTAATAAGATTCAGCGATAATTTTAAAAATAAAGAAAAGATGATTAAAAATCTTAAAGAGAATATGGATAAAATAGATGAGTTAAAACCTGGTTTACTTGATAGTGTACTTCCAAGAGCTAATTTGTGA
- a CDS encoding 2,3-diphosphoglycerate synthetase: MTTEKVICLVDGEHYLPVTKAAVNSINSIDHIEVVALVFIGGTEKLKLGDEDKYSDFLDAPVFFGEDREEIPYNLIEKVIKKYKASVVMDLSDEPVLDYAKRFNIASVVLSCEATYQGADFKFEPLTQYDIMEKPSIKIFGTGKRIGKTAVSGFVSRLIDKNDYNPCVVAMGRGGPEEPEIVHGENIEISPEFLLEQSNKGVHAASDHWEDALMSRILTIGSRRCGGGLAGDVFITNMDKAAKKANKQDDAEFVIFEGSGAAIPPIKTNKGIVLVGANQPIENIKGYFGPFRIKLGDLVIITMCEEPMASEEKIKEIEEFINRINPNVDIIPTVFRPKPLGDISGKKVLFVTTAPDSVRDVLSNYLEETYDCKVVGLSSHLSNRPLLKEDIDKYKDDVDCIVTELKAAAVDVVTNEAIELGIELIYCDNIPVPTSENYPDLAESILKVVDSAISDFEFNIILD, translated from the coding sequence ATGACTACTGAAAAAGTTATTTGTTTAGTTGATGGAGAACATTATCTTCCTGTAACTAAAGCGGCTGTAAACTCAATAAATAGCATAGATCATATTGAAGTTGTAGCTCTAGTATTTATTGGTGGAACTGAAAAGCTTAAATTAGGTGATGAAGATAAATACAGTGATTTTTTAGATGCTCCTGTATTCTTCGGTGAAGATAGGGAAGAAATTCCATATAATTTAATTGAAAAAGTTATAAAAAAATATAAAGCAAGTGTTGTAATGGATTTAAGTGATGAACCAGTTTTAGATTATGCAAAAAGGTTTAATATAGCTTCTGTTGTCCTATCTTGTGAAGCTACTTATCAAGGGGCTGATTTTAAATTTGAACCTTTAACACAATATGATATAATGGAAAAACCTTCAATTAAAATCTTTGGAACAGGTAAACGTATAGGTAAAACAGCAGTTTCTGGTTTTGTCTCTCGTTTAATTGATAAAAATGATTATAATCCTTGTGTTGTAGCTATGGGTCGTGGCGGACCTGAAGAACCAGAGATAGTTCATGGTGAAAATATTGAAATTAGTCCTGAATTTTTACTTGAACAATCTAATAAAGGAGTTCATGCTGCTAGTGACCATTGGGAAGATGCTTTAATGAGCCGTATTTTAACAATAGGTTCAAGAAGATGTGGTGGTGGATTAGCTGGAGATGTATTTATAACAAATATGGATAAAGCAGCTAAAAAAGCTAATAAACAAGATGATGCAGAATTTGTAATATTTGAAGGAAGTGGTGCGGCTATTCCTCCAATTAAAACTAATAAAGGCATTGTTTTAGTTGGAGCTAATCAGCCAATAGAAAATATTAAAGGATATTTTGGACCATTTCGTATAAAACTAGGTGATTTAGTAATAATCACTATGTGTGAAGAACCTATGGCAAGTGAAGAGAAAATAAAAGAAATAGAAGAGTTTATTAATAGAATTAATCCAAATGTTGATATTATTCCGACAGTATTTAGACCTAAACCTTTAGGTGATATTTCTGGTAAAAAAGTTTTATTTGTAACAACTGCTCCAGATTCTGTTAGAGATGTTTTATCTAACTATTTAGAAGAAACTTATGATTGTAAAGTTGTTGGATTAAGTTCCCATCTTTCAAATAGACCTCTTCTTAAAGAAGATATTGATAAATATAAAGATGATGTAGATTGTATTGTAACAGAGCTAAAAGCAGCTGCTGTTGATGTAGTAACTAATGAAGCGATTGAATTAGGTATTGAATTAATCTATTGTGACAATATACCTGTTCCAACTAGTGAAAATTATCCAGATTTAGCAGAATCTATTCTAAAGGTTGTTGATAGTGCAATATCTGATTTTGAGTTTAATATTATTTTAGATTAA
- a CDS encoding UPF0058 family protein translates to MYKDEMIQLHQFLVYVLKYLDTDNTAHEFCEDYLALNISPHHIHRTKAEHKHAIFVLSNTISEVILNKEEGSVPPNVSNALRDLVRRSKKELKAAEAAQSK, encoded by the coding sequence ATGTATAAGGATGAAATGATTCAATTACATCAATTTTTAGTATATGTTTTAAAATATTTAGATACTGATAACACTGCTCATGAGTTCTGTGAGGATTACCTTGCATTAAATATTAGTCCTCATCACATCCACAGAACTAAAGCAGAACATAAACACGCAATCTTTGTTCTTTCTAATACTATCTCTGAAGTTATTTTGAACAAAGAAGAGGGTTCTGTACCTCCAAATGTTTCAAATGCTTTAAGGGATCTTGTAAGAAGATCTAAAAAAGAATTAAAAGCAGCTGAAGCTGCTCAATCTAAATAA
- the hisD gene encoding histidinol dehydrogenase produces MEILKYDKETVNDLIKRSQADINEILNIVSDILKDVKENKDEAVKRYTAKFDNAELDNLQVPKDEIKEAYDNLDKNLIEALKRASENIEKFHKAQIPKEWFMEVNKGITAGQIIRPINSVGCYVPGGRAAYPSSILMEVIPAKIAGVERIICCTPPGENGKILDAILVAADLSGADEIYKCGGAQAIAAMAYGTESIEKVEKIVGPGNVFVTGAKKLVYGDVDIEFPAGPSEVLVLADKTAIPEYLAHDFLSQAEHDPNASCFLVTDDEKIARDAKDLIEKFAKEADRCEIIEESLEKHGHIILCENMEEAIDFTNTYAPEHLIISTENDKAVLDKIKNAGSIFLGKYSPVAAGDYGSGTNHVLPTSGGAKMYSGLSTESFIKKPTVQTITKEGIEELAKTILPIAEYEGFYAHANSVKIRLNKKNH; encoded by the coding sequence ATGGAAATTCTAAAATATGATAAAGAAACTGTAAATGATTTAATTAAAAGATCACAAGCAGATATTAACGAAATCTTAAATATAGTTTCAGATATTCTTAAAGATGTTAAAGAGAATAAAGATGAAGCTGTTAAAAGATACACTGCAAAATTTGATAATGCTGAATTAGATAATTTACAAGTTCCTAAAGATGAAATCAAAGAAGCTTATGATAATTTAGATAAAAATCTCATCGAAGCGCTTAAAAGAGCATCTGAAAATATAGAAAAGTTCCATAAAGCTCAAATTCCCAAAGAATGGTTTATGGAAGTAAACAAAGGAATTACTGCGGGGCAAATCATAAGACCAATTAATAGTGTTGGTTGTTATGTTCCAGGAGGTAGAGCTGCTTATCCTTCATCTATTTTAATGGAAGTTATTCCTGCTAAAATTGCTGGTGTTGAAAGAATTATTTGCTGTACTCCTCCAGGAGAAAATGGAAAAATCTTAGATGCTATTTTAGTAGCTGCAGATTTATCTGGAGCAGATGAAATCTATAAATGTGGTGGAGCTCAAGCTATTGCTGCTATGGCCTATGGAACAGAATCAATTGAAAAAGTTGAAAAAATCGTAGGTCCTGGAAATGTATTTGTTACAGGAGCCAAAAAATTAGTTTATGGTGATGTAGATATAGAATTCCCTGCTGGGCCATCTGAAGTTTTAGTTCTTGCAGATAAAACTGCTATTCCAGAATATCTTGCTCATGACTTTTTATCTCAAGCTGAACATGACCCTAATGCATCATGTTTTTTAGTTACTGATGATGAGAAAATAGCAAGAGATGCAAAAGATTTAATTGAAAAATTTGCAAAAGAGGCAGATAGATGTGAAATTATAGAAGAATCCTTAGAAAAGCATGGACATATTATTCTTTGTGAAAATATGGAAGAGGCTATTGATTTTACAAATACCTATGCACCTGAACATTTAATCATAAGTACTGAAAATGATAAAGCAGTACTTGATAAAATTAAAAATGCAGGTTCTATTTTCTTAGGTAAATATTCTCCAGTAGCTGCTGGAGATTATGGTTCTGGAACTAATCATGTTCTACCAACAAGTGGTGGAGCTAAAATGTATTCTGGTCTTTCTACTGAATCATTTATTAAAAAACCTACTGTTCAAACTATTACAAAAGAAGGAATTGAAGAATTAGCTAAAACTATTCTCCCAATAGCTGAATATGAAGGTTTCTATGCACATGCAAATTCAGTAAAAATAAGATTAAATAAAAAGAACCATTAA
- the aspS gene encoding aspartate--tRNA(Asn) ligase, which translates to MDYLLGDLRRTHYSKEVNPEISGEEVLIMGWVHEIRDLGGIIFVIIRDRDGLVQITAPSKKIDASILEDLRALRKESVVAIEGTVQDAGKAPNGVEIIPAKVITLNPAKQPLPMDPTEKVKAEIDTRLNSRFLDLRKSNVSSIFKIKANMLKTVRDYFYKEGMIEINTPKLVASATEGGTELFPITYFEKEAFLGQSPQLYKQMMMGAGFDKVFEIGQIFRAEEHDTLRHLNEAVSIDCEISFADDVDVMRVLDGMITAVLKSTKENCGRELEVLEYDLSAIPEGPFPELKYDDAIDIINSKGIDIEWGEDLSREAEKALGDTQEGFYFLTDWPSAIKPFYAMPYEDRPEISHAFDLMYKNLEISSGSTRVHQYDLLVKQMIERDLNPDGFGSYLKAFEYGMAPHAGWGVGADRLAMVLTGVENIRETVLFPRDRHRLTP; encoded by the coding sequence GTGGATTATTTATTAGGCGATTTAAGAAGAACTCATTATTCAAAAGAGGTAAACCCTGAAATTAGTGGGGAAGAAGTCCTTATTATGGGTTGGGTTCATGAAATAAGAGACTTAGGCGGAATTATCTTTGTAATCATAAGAGACAGAGATGGATTAGTACAAATAACTGCACCAAGTAAAAAAATAGATGCATCAATCTTAGAAGATTTAAGGGCACTTAGAAAAGAATCTGTAGTTGCAATTGAAGGTACTGTACAAGATGCAGGAAAAGCACCAAATGGTGTAGAAATTATTCCAGCTAAAGTAATTACCTTAAACCCAGCTAAACAACCATTACCTATGGATCCAACAGAAAAAGTTAAAGCTGAAATTGATACTAGATTAAACTCAAGATTCCTTGATTTAAGAAAATCCAATGTTAGCTCTATCTTTAAAATAAAAGCAAACATGTTGAAAACCGTTCGTGATTACTTCTACAAAGAAGGTATGATTGAAATTAACACCCCTAAGCTTGTAGCTTCAGCTACTGAAGGAGGAACTGAACTTTTCCCAATTACTTACTTTGAAAAGGAAGCATTCCTTGGCCAATCTCCACAATTATATAAACAAATGATGATGGGTGCTGGATTCGATAAAGTATTCGAAATTGGTCAAATCTTCAGAGCAGAAGAACATGATACTTTAAGACACTTAAACGAAGCTGTTTCCATCGACTGTGAAATTTCATTTGCAGATGATGTAGATGTAATGAGAGTATTAGATGGAATGATAACTGCAGTTTTAAAATCTACTAAAGAAAACTGTGGAAGAGAACTTGAAGTTTTAGAATATGATTTAAGTGCTATTCCAGAAGGACCATTCCCAGAACTTAAATATGATGATGCAATAGACATTATTAACTCTAAAGGTATCGATATAGAATGGGGAGAAGACTTATCTAGAGAAGCAGAAAAAGCTTTAGGTGATACTCAAGAAGGTTTCTACTTCTTAACTGATTGGCCATCTGCTATTAAACCATTTTATGCTATGCCTTACGAAGACAGACCAGAAATCAGTCATGCTTTTGATTTGATGTATAAAAACTTAGAAATTTCCTCTGGATCTACTAGGGTTCACCAATACGATCTTTTAGTAAAACAAATGATTGAAAGAGATTTAAATCCAGATGGATTTGGTAGTTACTTAAAAGCATTTGAATATGGTATGGCTCCTCACGCAGGTTGGGGTGTAGGTGCTGACAGATTAGCTATGGTTTTAACTGGTGTTGAAAACATTAGAGAAACTGTTCTCTTCCCAAGAGATAGACACAGATTAACTCCATAG
- a CDS encoding BaiN/RdsA family NAD(P)/FAD-dependent oxidoreductase: MQEYKIAIIGGGPAGMIAAIKAAEELGPKTVCIIEKNDTLGRKLLLTGGGRCNITNNTPIHNQLNYYNKNKNFLKHALYTLSQDKLLAIFENKGLEFHQEDNKRVFPDSEDAHDILDILEEYLEELEVDIYTKCPINTNDIEHELNEKMQPVFEIQNDKLSLNASKLIVSTGGITYPVTGSSGDGYKIASKMNHTITDIKPGLVSFNVDDFLLRSLSGLSLNNVELSFKDKKKKISVKGDVLISHFGLTGPAVINLSNKLIEKSKFTILDENLNLKDDDEIEKLELHTNKISIDFTPDFTEEDIKSQITKDTPNNGTLKIKNYMKKFLPNNFIDYFLMKLDISPNKTMANITKKEKNKISENLKRQVIEIESLETNLAKVTIGGVRSKEIDSKTLQSRFVEGLYFAGEILEIAGPTGGYNLQIAFSTGYLAGKEAANSLK; this comes from the coding sequence ATGCAAGAATATAAAATAGCAATTATAGGAGGAGGGCCTGCAGGTATGATAGCTGCAATAAAAGCAGCAGAAGAATTAGGTCCTAAAACTGTATGTATCATAGAAAAAAACGATACATTAGGAAGAAAGCTTCTTTTAACTGGTGGAGGTCGTTGTAATATTACTAATAATACTCCAATTCATAATCAATTAAACTATTATAATAAAAATAAAAACTTCCTTAAACATGCATTATACACATTATCTCAAGATAAATTACTTGCTATATTTGAAAACAAAGGCCTTGAATTTCACCAAGAGGATAATAAAAGAGTTTTCCCAGATAGTGAAGATGCACATGATATTTTAGATATTTTAGAAGAATACCTTGAAGAGTTAGAAGTGGATATATATACTAAATGTCCAATTAATACAAATGATATTGAACATGAATTAAATGAAAAAATGCAACCAGTATTTGAAATACAAAATGATAAACTATCATTAAATGCATCGAAACTTATAGTATCTACAGGTGGTATCACATACCCAGTTACAGGTTCATCTGGAGATGGATATAAAATAGCTTCAAAAATGAATCATACTATCACTGATATAAAACCTGGACTTGTTTCATTTAATGTTGATGACTTTTTACTTAGAAGTTTAAGTGGACTTAGCTTAAATAATGTGGAACTTTCATTTAAAGATAAAAAGAAAAAAATTTCAGTAAAGGGAGATGTTTTAATTAGTCATTTTGGCCTAACTGGACCTGCAGTAATTAATTTAAGTAATAAGTTAATTGAAAAATCTAAATTTACAATTTTAGATGAAAACTTAAATCTAAAAGATGATGACGAAATAGAAAAGCTTGAATTACACACTAATAAAATTTCAATAGATTTTACTCCTGATTTTACTGAAGAAGATATTAAAAGTCAAATTACTAAAGATACCCCAAATAATGGAACATTAAAAATTAAAAATTATATGAAAAAATTCCTTCCAAATAATTTCATTGATTATTTCTTAATGAAATTAGATATTAGCCCAAATAAAACAATGGCTAATATTACTAAAAAAGAAAAAAATAAAATATCTGAAAATCTTAAAAGACAGGTGATTGAAATAGAATCATTAGAAACAAATCTTGCAAAAGTTACTATTGGAGGGGTTAGGTCAAAAGAAATCGATTCTAAAACACTTCAATCAAGATTTGTAGAAGGCCTATACTTTGCAGGAGAAATCCTTGAAATTGCTGGACCAACTGGAGGTTATAATTTACAAATAGCATTTTCAACTGGTTATTTAGCAGGCAAAGAAGCTGCAAATAGCTTAAAATAA
- a CDS encoding DUF4012 domain-containing protein, with translation MIRKQKLIIAILSVILIWLLVVIGSFFAGPDLTAENKTVLVLAADKYEQPNGGCDMAYIVRLEDGHLKGYDPFYPGGMTHPSQPAPGNLKGNMRMHDCLWNGVEDGMKYAKEIVEYHNGTHIDAVVVIYDEGLDNVIDSVRPLEVDGQVTNLSATDIIRENDNYAGYKGRENIHTGTMSRSDAVMVLVKALSKAAKDPSKKETMVKAALEEYKKGNIIMTPEGSFARLLATKGFESIV, from the coding sequence ATGATTAGAAAACAAAAACTTATTATAGCAATTCTTTCTGTAATTCTTATTTGGTTATTAGTTGTTATAGGTAGCTTCTTTGCAGGTCCTGATTTAACGGCAGAAAATAAAACTGTTTTAGTCTTAGCAGCTGATAAATATGAACAACCTAACGGGGGATGTGATATGGCTTATATTGTTCGTTTAGAAGATGGACATTTAAAAGGTTATGATCCATTTTATCCTGGAGGAATGACACATCCATCTCAACCAGCACCTGGAAATCTTAAAGGTAATATGCGAATGCATGACTGTCTGTGGAATGGTGTTGAAGATGGTATGAAATATGCAAAAGAAATTGTAGAGTATCATAATGGAACACATATAGATGCTGTTGTTGTTATCTATGATGAAGGATTAGATAATGTTATTGACTCTGTTAGACCTCTTGAAGTAGATGGTCAAGTAACTAATCTTAGTGCAACAGACATTATACGTGAAAATGATAATTATGCCGGTTATAAAGGTAGAGAGAATATTCATACTGGTACTATGTCTAGATCAGATGCTGTTATGGTATTAGTAAAAGCTCTTTCCAAAGCTGCAAAAGACCCTAGCAAAAAAGAAACAATGGTTAAAGCAGCTTTAGAAGAATATAAAAAAGGAAATATTATTATGACTCCTGAAGGTTCTTTTGCACGTTTACTCGCTACAAAAGGGTTTGAAAGTATTGTATAA
- a CDS encoding class I SAM-dependent methyltransferase, producing the protein MIKLSYDMKVYRQDLNEVLEKTDVVVELGSHVGRSSELILYKLSTGSLISIDNSPEAIKPMERLSRYNNNFRFISGDVRLHETLEEVVKSIDRCDVLSIDLGGGYHPDTVFKVYYIWSSTLKPRDVLIRNQGLIDFVNSVDYDEEFESSEGWLESCGNQGIPPRIKEFSLWTDKID; encoded by the coding sequence ATAATAAAACTCAGTTATGACATGAAAGTTTATAGACAAGATTTAAATGAAGTTTTAGAAAAGACAGACGTTGTTGTTGAATTAGGTTCTCATGTTGGCAGATCTAGTGAGCTTATTTTATATAAATTAAGTACTGGTTCATTAATAAGCATAGATAATAGTCCAGAAGCTATTAAACCTATGGAAAGACTTTCACGATATAATAATAATTTTAGATTTATTAGTGGGGATGTTAGGCTTCATGAGACTTTAGAGGAAGTTGTTAAATCTATTGATAGGTGTGATGTACTATCTATTGATTTAGGGGGAGGTTATCATCCAGATACTGTTTTTAAGGTTTATTATATTTGGTCATCTACATTAAAACCAAGGGATGTTTTAATTAGAAACCAGGGATTAATAGACTTTGTAAATAGTGTTGATTATGATGAGGAATTTGAATCAAGTGAGGGTTGGCTTGAATCCTGTGGAAATCAAGGAATTCCTCCTCGAATTAAAGAGTTTAGTTTATGGACTGATAAGATAGATTAA